A single window of Deltaproteobacteria bacterium DNA harbors:
- a CDS encoding alpha/beta hydrolase: MFRRAVWERVLLYSFPVVLVMTLSYTGHLENYYLYHPVREITVTPADYGVPFEDVNFQAGDGVRLHGWYVRPPGPDRPVLLWAHGNAGNLSHRAHNIAAIHKELRAGVFLFDYRGFGRSEGKPWESGLYDDARAAYAWLRRRVPPERIFVFGRSLGAAVAVRIVSEGAAARGLILESPFETLLAMGKELFPFLPVSWLVSQKFDNTRYLPLVRIPVFILHGDADEVVPIAHGRRLFELANPPKRFHVIRRSGHNDTWRAGGKRYWDAWRSFLENPGQMP; this comes from the coding sequence ATGTTCCGCAGGGCGGTATGGGAGCGGGTGCTGCTGTACTCCTTTCCGGTGGTTCTCGTGATGACCCTGAGCTACACCGGCCACCTTGAGAACTACTACCTCTACCACCCGGTCCGCGAGATCACCGTCACACCGGCCGACTACGGAGTCCCGTTCGAGGACGTGAATTTCCAGGCCGGTGACGGCGTCCGGCTGCACGGCTGGTACGTGAGACCTCCCGGTCCCGACCGCCCCGTGCTGCTCTGGGCGCACGGCAACGCGGGCAATCTCTCCCACCGGGCTCACAACATCGCCGCGATCCACAAGGAACTGCGGGCAGGAGTCTTCCTGTTCGACTACAGGGGGTTCGGCCGAAGCGAGGGAAAGCCCTGGGAGTCGGGACTCTACGACGATGCCCGGGCGGCCTACGCCTGGTTGCGCCGGCGGGTTCCGCCGGAGCGGATATTCGTCTTCGGACGTTCTCTGGGGGCCGCGGTGGCGGTACGCATCGTCTCCGAGGGCGCCGCCGCCCGCGGTCTGATCCTTGAATCGCCCTTCGAGACTCTGCTGGCCATGGGAAAGGAACTGTTCCCGTTCCTCCCCGTGAGTTGGCTCGTTTCCCAGAAGTTCGACAACACCCGCTACCTTCCCCTGGTGAGGATACCCGTGTTCATCCTTCACGGCGACGCCGACGAAGTCGTCCCTATCGCTCACGGCCGGCGGCTGTTCGAGCTGGCCAATCCGCCCAAGCGCTTTCACGTCATTCGGCGGTCGGGCCACAACGACACTTGGCGCGCCGGCGGCAAACGGTACTGGGACGCATGGCGCTCGTTCCTGGAGAACCCCGGGCAGATGCCCTGA
- a CDS encoding HU family DNA-binding protein, which produces MAKAANRTNTALKEAMTKSRLLDALSESTGLQRKDVASVLDQLGVVIERHVKKRAVGTFTLPRLLKIKVVRKPATKARKMLSPFTGQEITVAAKPASRAVKVQPLSGLKCMTE; this is translated from the coding sequence ATGGCGAAAGCCGCAAACCGCACGAACACGGCCCTGAAGGAGGCCATGACCAAGAGTCGGCTCCTGGACGCCCTGTCCGAATCGACCGGGCTCCAAAGGAAGGACGTGGCCTCGGTGCTTGACCAGCTCGGAGTGGTCATCGAGCGTCACGTCAAGAAACGCGCGGTGGGAACGTTTACGCTTCCCAGACTGCTGAAGATCAAGGTGGTGCGTAAGCCCGCAACAAAAGCGCGTAAGATGCTCTCCCCCTTCACCGGACAGGAGATCACGGTGGCCGCGAAGCCCGCATCGCGGGCGGTGAAGGTTCAACCCCTGAGCGGGCTCAAGTGCATGACGGAGTAA
- a CDS encoding exonuclease domain-containing protein, with protein MLTFNALDVETANADRASICQIGIVHVRDGEISDQWQTLVDPEDWFDDWNVSIHGIAEEDVRGSPTLPKIRDELRKRLRDSVVVSHTAFDRVAFERATNRYDLEPLQVTWLDSAKVVRRAWPDLFGRRGYGLKNVAKVLNIEFKHHNALEDAKAAAEIVLRAHADTDLDLEEWLQRVERPIFPKALASAKREGDVEGALFGETVVFTGALSRVRREAADMAAKAGCNVTDNVSKKVTLLVVGTQDRTKLKGYEKSTKHRKAEALIKRGAEIQILSENDFCELMVLAEEDG; from the coding sequence ATGCTGACGTTCAATGCGCTCGACGTGGAGACCGCCAACGCGGATCGCGCAAGCATCTGCCAGATAGGCATCGTCCACGTCCGGGACGGTGAGATCTCTGATCAGTGGCAAACCCTCGTGGACCCGGAGGACTGGTTCGATGACTGGAATGTCTCGATTCACGGAATCGCGGAAGAGGACGTTAGGGGCAGCCCAACCCTACCGAAAATTCGCGATGAGTTACGCAAACGGTTACGCGACTCGGTTGTGGTCAGTCACACCGCCTTTGACCGAGTAGCGTTCGAGCGCGCCACGAACCGGTACGACCTGGAACCGCTTCAGGTTACGTGGCTCGACAGCGCAAAGGTGGTCCGGCGCGCATGGCCAGACCTCTTCGGACGCAGAGGATACGGACTCAAGAATGTCGCCAAAGTGCTCAACATCGAGTTCAAGCATCACAACGCCCTGGAAGACGCCAAGGCTGCGGCAGAGATTGTGCTCCGAGCGCATGCCGACACGGATCTGGACCTTGAAGAATGGTTGCAGCGAGTGGAGCGCCCAATCTTCCCGAAGGCTTTGGCATCGGCGAAACGAGAGGGCGACGTGGAGGGGGCCCTGTTTGGCGAAACCGTTGTCTTTACCGGCGCGCTCTCCCGGGTTCGCAGGGAAGCAGCCGACATGGCCGCAAAGGCCGGTTGCAACGTGACCGACAACGTCAGCAAAAAGGTAACACTTCTCGTGGTCGGAACGCAGGACAGGACGAAACTCAAGGGTTACGAAAAGAGCACCAAGCACCGGAAGGCGGAAGCTCTGATCAAGCGGGGCGCGGAGATCCAGATTCTCTCCGAGAACGATTTCTGCGAGCTGATGGTCTTGGCCGAAGAGGATGGCTAA